In Zhaonella formicivorans, one DNA window encodes the following:
- the remB gene encoding extracellular matrix regulator RemB, with product MYLHIGGDVLIPLKDIIMIINLENLELSTATKDFLELARLDKNIKGCEPAVAKSGIVTTKAVYYSSISTHTLWRRGLDKSLYPG from the coding sequence ATGTATCTGCATATTGGTGGGGATGTTTTAATTCCATTGAAAGATATAATAATGATAATTAATTTAGAAAATCTTGAGTTGTCAACCGCTACTAAAGATTTTTTAGAGTTGGCCAGGTTAGATAAAAATATCAAGGGCTGTGAGCCGGCAGTTGCTAAGTCAGGCATTGTTACCACTAAAGCTGTTTATTACTCAAGTATTTCTACCCATACTTTGTGGCGCAGGGGTTTGGATAAATCTTTATATCCGGGTTAA
- the gyrB gene encoding DNA topoisomerase (ATP-hydrolyzing) subunit B produces the protein MTEQISQQVDAIYDASQIQVLEGLEAVRKRPGMYIGSTSSRGLHHLVYEIVDNSIDEALAGYCDKIEIVIHEDNSITVTDNGRGIPVDIHPKIGKPAVEVALTILHAGGKFGGNGYKVSGGLHGVGMSVVNALSEWLEVKVKRNGEIYSQRYERGKPVTQLKVIGKAKGTGTQVTFKPDGLIFEDLIYDFDVLAHRLRELSFLNKGVKITLKDERTDKQEVFLHDGGIVDFVKHLNKNKDVLHNRPIYLHEEKDGIEVEIALQYHDGYVENIFSYANNIHTTEGGTHEVGFKTALTRVINDYARKHNLLKDNDPNMTGEDIREGLTAVISVKVREPQFEGQTKTKLGNSEVRGIVDSVLGEGMSTYLEENPSVAKKFIEKSISAARAREAARKARELTRRKNALEISNLPGKLADCSVKDPAMSELYLVEGDSAGGSAKQGRDRRFQAILPLRGKILNVEKARLDKILNNEEIRAMITALGTSVAEDFNIEKARYHKTIIMTDADVDGSHIRTLLLTFFYRYMKPLIEHGYVYIAQPPLYKVKKGKEEHYVYNDEELDKLLDKLGRDNYSIQRYKGLGEMNPDQLWETTMNPETRTLLQVSLEDAMEADEIFTVLMGDKVEPRREFIEMHAKEVRNLDV, from the coding sequence TTGACAGAGCAAATTTCGCAGCAGGTGGACGCAATATATGATGCCAGCCAAATTCAGGTATTGGAAGGTCTGGAAGCTGTGCGTAAAAGACCCGGAATGTACATTGGAAGTACAAGCTCCAGGGGATTGCATCACTTAGTTTATGAGATTGTAGATAATAGCATAGATGAAGCTTTAGCCGGTTACTGTGATAAAATCGAAATTGTAATTCATGAAGATAACAGCATCACTGTAACTGATAACGGCAGGGGTATACCTGTAGATATCCACCCCAAGATTGGAAAACCGGCGGTAGAGGTGGCTTTAACTATTTTACATGCCGGCGGAAAATTTGGGGGTAACGGTTATAAGGTTTCAGGAGGACTGCATGGCGTTGGCATGTCCGTAGTTAACGCTCTTTCCGAGTGGCTGGAAGTTAAAGTCAAGCGGAACGGTGAGATTTATTCCCAGCGTTATGAACGGGGAAAACCGGTAACTCAGTTAAAAGTTATTGGCAAGGCAAAGGGTACCGGTACGCAAGTTACTTTTAAGCCTGACGGTTTAATTTTTGAAGATCTGATCTATGATTTTGACGTTTTGGCCCATAGATTGCGGGAACTGTCTTTTTTAAATAAAGGCGTGAAAATTACCTTAAAAGATGAGCGAACTGATAAACAGGAAGTATTCTTGCATGACGGCGGCATAGTGGATTTTGTGAAACATTTAAACAAAAACAAGGATGTGCTGCATAACCGTCCTATTTACCTGCATGAAGAAAAGGACGGCATTGAAGTGGAGATTGCTTTACAATACCATGACGGTTACGTAGAGAATATTTTTTCCTATGCCAATAATATCCATACCACCGAAGGCGGAACCCATGAAGTAGGTTTCAAAACTGCTTTGACCCGCGTTATTAACGACTATGCGCGCAAACACAACCTGTTAAAAGATAACGATCCTAACATGACAGGCGAGGATATCAGGGAAGGCCTGACGGCCGTAATCAGTGTAAAAGTAAGGGAACCCCAATTTGAAGGACAGACAAAAACAAAATTGGGCAACAGTGAAGTCAGGGGGATTGTGGACTCGGTCCTAGGGGAGGGAATGTCAACTTATTTGGAAGAGAACCCTTCCGTGGCCAAAAAGTTTATTGAGAAGTCCATTAGTGCTGCCCGTGCCAGGGAGGCTGCCAGGAAAGCAAGGGAATTAACCCGCCGCAAAAATGCTTTAGAAATTTCTAATTTGCCAGGAAAGCTGGCTGATTGCTCTGTTAAAGACCCTGCTATGAGCGAACTATACCTGGTAGAGGGAGATTCGGCCGGAGGATCAGCTAAACAAGGGCGGGATCGACGCTTTCAGGCTATACTGCCTCTCAGGGGTAAAATTCTTAATGTAGAAAAGGCCCGTTTGGATAAAATTTTAAACAACGAAGAAATCAGGGCTATGATCACCGCTTTAGGTACCAGCGTGGCTGAGGATTTTAACATTGAAAAAGCCAGGTACCATAAGACCATTATTATGACTGATGCCGATGTGGATGGTTCCCATATTAGGACTTTGCTCTTGACTTTCTTTTACCGCTATATGAAACCCTTAATTGAGCACGGTTATGTCTATATTGCTCAACCTCCGCTTTATAAGGTAAAAAAGGGAAAAGAAGAACATTATGTTTATAATGATGAGGAGTTGGATAAACTGCTGGATAAGTTAGGCAGGGATAATTACAGCATCCAAAGATATAAGGGTCTGGGCGAAATGAATCCGGACCAGCTCTGGGAAACCACCATGAATCCCGAAACCAGGACTCTCTTGCAAGTTTCCTTGGAAGATGCAATGGAAGCCGATGAAATTTTCACGGTTTTAATGGGAGACAAAGTCGAGCCCAGAAGGGAATTTATCGAAATGCATGCCAAAGAAGTCCGCAACCTGGATGTGTAG